A window of Caldicoprobacter guelmensis genomic DNA:
AGGTTTATAAAGGAGTAGAAAATGCTGTAATAAAGGTGAGCGATACAGGTATTGGCATACCAGCTAAAGACTTGCCACATATATTTGAGAGGTTTTACAGGGTGGACAAGGCAAGGTCTAGAGCTACAGGTGGCACAGGTTTGGGACTCTCTATAGCGCAGAAGATTGTATTGCAACATGGTGGAAATATACGAGTGGTGAGCGAGGAAGGGAAGGGCAGTACTTTTTATGTAGAACTGCCGCTTAAAAGTGAAAAGCAATGAGAAGTTGTTATTTTGTTAGAGTTATTTAAATTTTTTGTAAAAATAATTTGTTATAATAAAAACGATAACGGTGGAGAAGGGATAGGGAAATGCAGGCTTTAAAGCGTTTTTCAATATTGGCGTTGATTTTGGCTATAATTGCTATCCTTACAGGGTGTAATGCTCTTTTTGACAGGATAATATTTTTTAACAGGAGAAGCAATTTGGGGGGTAAACAGCAGCAGAAGTATATAAACCCTGAGCCTCCAATCAGCCAGGTCAATGTGACTCTGTATTTCAAGCACTATCTGGCCGATTATTTGGTGCCTGAAAAAAGGGTAGCGCAAAAGGGGAGTCAGTCGCTTGAGTACGTGGTAGTATCTGAGCTATTAAAAGGGCCAACAAAATTTGAACGAGTAGCTATAATGCCTCCTAACGTCAAGGTGCTGGATGTTACCCGTAACGGCGATACGGTATTTGTAAATTTAAGCGAGGAGTTTAAGGGTAATATTGACCTTGCCGCGGTGCGAAAAAATAACGTGCCGGAAGAGCAAAAAGCAAATGTATTGGCTCAGATGAAGAGGCTGTGCATTTATTCTATTGTAAATTCGTTGACGGAACTAGATGGAGTAAACAGGGTGAAAATTTTAGTCAATAACCGGGCGCTTAGCTATGAGGAAATTGGTGCTGAACTTATAGCCTCACAGACGGTAAATGTTGACAAGGGTAACCCTGTTATGGCCCTTACGCGTAACAAGAATTTTATTCTAAGCCCCTCTGAGACGGTAAGGCAAATTTTTAATTCTCTTGCAGGGGAACCAGATTGGGAAAGAATCGATGCTTTCTTGGCACGAAAGAATGCTGATGGGAGTGAACGCCCACCTATAGAGGAGATACAAAAGGTATATTCGGCTTATATTGCAGGGGTAGAGTTTGACAGTAACAATTTTATAATGAGCGAGGAGATTAAACCGGACGGGGAGGCTTTTGTTACGCTAACATATGCAATTAAGTATGTCAATGGCAAAAAGGAAAGCCGTGACAGCGATGTGTTGAGGGTGGTAAATGAGGAGGGAATTTGGAAGGTAAGGCTGCCGGGGTTTTTTGCTAATGTTCAATAATTGTGTTGTAGAGGGAGAAGTCATTTAAATAGAGTGGAGAATCTAAAGAAGATTGAAAGTGATGCTAGTATAAAATTGGTTATATTTTGAGAATGTGACTAAGAATTAGTAAAAGTCTCATCAGGTGTTGGTTGTGAATAAATAACATGTAAGGATGGTGATGTAATTTAGTAGACAACGGAGAATGGTCAACAGGCTGACGACAAAGGAGGGATCGTAAAGGTGTATAGGTGCATTCGGGTAATTGCCCTAACGATTGCGTCTGCAGTTATGGTTATGATGTTTGCCTCCTGTAGCGCAACACCGAGAAGTAGGGTGGAGGAAAAGATGGAAACACAGCAAAGTAGGGGGGAATCAACTCAAAGCCATCTATTTAAAAGTTTAAAAGATTCTGAGAAAAGTGAGAATTTGTATGTATTAGAAGACAATGACGCCTATCCTGTTGATATGGTGTTGTATTTTTATAATCCTGATACCGATCAGTTAGAACCTGAAAGACGAACTATTAACATTAGGGATACCGATCGAATTTTGGATGAGGTTATAAGGCAATTTTTGAAAGGGCCAAAGGTTAAAACGCTTAAACCTGTTGTATCTCCTAACGTGGAGTTACAAAAAGTAGAACAGTATGGGGAAGTGGTAAGCGTATACTTGTCAAAGGAGTTTTTGGAAAGCGAAGATATATCTGTTGCCAGGGCTGCGCTGGTAAACACCATATTGGAGACGCAAGGAGCAAAGTATGTGAAGATATACGTGGAAGGGCGGGAACTCACTCATAATGGTAAGGATGATGGACAGATTTTGGGGCTTTTGGAGAAATACCCAAATGATGTAGAGCAAATTAGATTGGAAGAGCAGAAACTCATTTCGCAAGGCGATGTGAGATATATTAAAAGGGAAATATATTTTCAGGATGGTAAGAAGAGATTTTTAGTTCCAGAAATAAGGGATATTCCCGTCAGTCAAGGGAAATACGTTGAGGCCATCGTGGGTGAATTAATAAAGGGACCAGTAAACGTAGATTGGGGGCTGTATCCTACTATACCCAATGGAACGCAGCTTATGAGCGTTAAGTTTGTTGAGGATGGAGACTCATCAAAAGGAGTTGAACTGTATTTTTCAAAAGAATTTAAATCATCTTTTAACAGGGAAATCAACTCTGAAACCTTGATGGTGGGTTCCCTCGTTTATAGCTTAGTAGGTTTACCTGGCGTGGACTGGATAAGGGTATATTACCAGAATGAAAATGGCGAATACGTGGGCATGCCTGTGGTATCCATGGGTTTAAATGTAAGGTTTGACAAGGACAGCTTGCCTTTTAGGCTGGGTAGAAGGATCAAGGTGTATTTCAGCGATAAAGATGCGATGAACCTAGTTCCGGAGTATAGGATTATAAGTAATGATTCTAAAGATGTAGTAAATGAGATATTAAATGAGCTGATTGAGGGTCCTTGTCAAGAAAAGCACGCGGCAGTCATTCCGCCTAATATTTCAGTGGGCGATATTAAGGCGTATGTAAGCGGAAAAACCGCTTTTGTGAATCTACCATCAAAGTTTAATGCTTCAGGGCTTGGGAGCACGGGTGAGATTATGGCCCTTTACGCCATCGTAAACTCTCTCACTGATCCTGTTAACACCGATAACGTCAAGCAGATTCAATTTTTGGTAAACGGAAAAATAACTAATGAGTTTGGGCATATGTCGCTGGCTGATCCCTTTGTGCGAAATCCTGAGTTGATAAAGGAGTAATAAGAAGCGCTGTGTCTAAGGGGGTTTGGATGTTGAGTGGATCGTAAAAATTCAGAGGAAAAGCGATTAGTTGAATTGAGAGTGTAAGAAAAGATAATTTTACTCTTGTTCTGCAAAAATAAAAGCGGAATTGGTAGAGTTACCAAAAATTAAATATGGCATAATTACTAAACCTGTGGTAAATTGATTTATCATAAAAAAACAATCACAGGGGGTTAGTAACTATGCCAACAACCATTGTAAATCATGATAACGAATTAGTTGCCTTTTTGCAAGATGTAAATTATGGAATGAACAAAGCACAATTTAATCATTTAATTACAATGGTGGAAGGCAGCATCCAGATTGAAGGCAAACTATCGATATCCAAAATAGCAGAGAATGTTGTGACTTCTAAGGATAAGAGCTGTATTTACAGGTTTTTGAGTAAATTCCCCTGGGATGATAAACAATTGAACAGAAACCGTATAAGCTTTCTTAGTTATCATCTAGAACACAACATAAGACCAGGTGAGGTTGGTTTTCTGGTTATTGATGATACTACCAACTTGAAAGATATAAGAACTAAACATATGGAAGGATTAGATTTTCATTACTCCCATACAGAAGACAAGACTTGCTGGTCTCATTGTGTAGTGACCTCAAATTTTGTAGCTGGACCATATGCTATGCCCTTTCATTTCAAACCTTATTATAGGGAGGAGAAGTGCAAGGAGCTAGGGATTAAATTTGAGAGCAAAGTAGATATTGCCAAAGGATTTATAAAGGAATTTCATACTCCCTCAAATATTAGACAGCTATATGTTTTAACTGATAGCTGGTATACAAGTACCTCGCTAGTTGAAGAAGCTTTAAGTAAAGGGTATCATGTTATTGGGTGCGTTAAACCCAATAAGACGATATCTCCTTGCGGAGTCAAGATTAAGATTTCTCAGTTTATGAAGTACATTGAGCCATCTACCCTTGACCTAGTTACCGTTGAGGGTAAGGAGTACAGGGTATATCGATATGAGGGGAAAGTCGGTACATTTGATAATGCTGTTCTGTTAATTTCCTATGAAGTTAAGAAAGATGGCTTTGAAGCTCCTGTGTGTATTCTTTCTACTGACATAGAACTTGATAGTAAGGCAATATTGAGGTACTATGCGGTACGTTGGACGATAGAGACCAGCTATCAGTATTTGAAGGAGAATCTAGGTTTTGATGAGTACAGAGTAAGGAGCCTTGTTTCTATTGAGAGGTATATGTTACTTTGTTTTCTGGCTTATAACTTTTTAGAATATTATAGGGTAACACGGAAGAATCTAAATTTTGAGACAATAGGGGATACAATACAACACATGAAGAAGGAGGTTATCAAAGATTTTATAAATTTTGTGTATTACCATGCAAAGAAGGATGTTCCATTAATGGATATATACGCCAAATTAAAGTTAGTTGCCTAAAAAAGGGATCATTATCTTATAATATTGGATTGTATAACCAATATTGGTAATTTAGATTTTAAATTTGCAGAACAGGAGTAATTTTAGAGATTTTAGTTTTAGCAAAAACAACAAAATTAATGAGGTAACAGGAAGAAATTAATATTGTCAACGAAGAAGCGATTGCGGTTGATGAGAAGTTTTGAAGACGAAAGGGATTATGATGAGTCCCAACAAAATAAGGGAGACTTTAAATTCGATGACGTTTATGGAGGTGGAAATAAACGGTTAACTTTACTTGCTCAAGATGAAACTGAGCGAAGAAGCGAACAAGGTATTGGGGGTATTACGAATGGCGCCACCCAATAATGTCCTATCCATTGAAGAAGCGAGGGCTTTTTTACCTGGTAAGGGATAGGTATGGGTACAATTTGCGTATTTAAAAAAGGAAAAAATGGTTTGATTTTAAGGTTTTTGAAACTTTAACTGACAAAGTCAAAAGTATAGGCAACTATCAGGGCAGGAGTGGGAATTTGATTATTGTCAAGAAAAAAGAAATAAATAGTGTTTTTGTGGGAAATTCACTACAGAGACACGGACAAAAAATTACGCACTTCCTTGCTTAATCTCCCAATATCAAGTATAATGATGCTCGGCTTGTTCTTTTTAGCCGGGCTTATTTTTTTGCTTATCAGGCTTGCGTTGGTATTATCAAAATAAGGTTGAATGTGCATAAAAAAAGAGGGTGGGGATGGGGTTGGGTATAATCAAAAAACAGCTTCAAGAGTCGTGGAATATATTAAAAAGCTTTAAGGGTAACGCAAGGGGATGTTTAGTGGTTGAACCTCTGTGGGGAATACCTTATAATCTTTTTATTCCTTATGCGTCGGTGTACATGCTTGAACTGGGTTGCACTGATGAGCACATAGGTATTATAACTTCGGTAGGGTTGTTCTTCCAAATGTTCTTTTCGTTTATAAGCGGATATATCACAGACAGGCTGGGGCGAAAGAGGACTACCCTCATATTTGACTGTATCGGCTGGAGCCTGGCGGTACTTATATGGGCTCTTGCACAGAACTTTTATTATTTTTTGGCAGCCAGCATAGTGAACAGCTTTTTTAGAATAGTGCACACCTCGTGGACCTGTTTGCTGGTAGAGGATACCAGCCCTGAAGAGAGGGTACACGTGTATACCTGGATTCAGGTTGCAGGGCTTTTAGCGGGATTTTTTGCACCCATTGCGGGGTGGCTCGTTAAAAGGTATGGCGTGGTTCCTGCCATGAGGGGGCTTTATTTATTTGCCTTTGTCTCCATGACCAGCATGTTTTTTATTAGAAATAGGATTACCCACGAGACAAAGATGGGGCTTATAAAGATGCGGACTACAAAGGGATTCAATATCATGGAGATATTTAGTGAGTATAGAAGGATATGCATACACCTTTTGAAAACCCCACATACCTTGTTGGCCTTTGCGCTTATGCTCTTTAATAACGTACAAATCACCCTGCGCAACACCTTTTCGGCAATTCTTTACACCAAGGGACTTGGGCTTTCTGAGGGAACCATTGCAACGTTTGCAACTATTACGTCTGCCATAATGCTGTTTATATACCTGTTCGTCATGCCTACTTTGGGGAAACTCAAAATCACCCGTCCGCTTTTGTGGGGGTATGTGTTGTCTATAATAAGCAATTGCATCTTCGTGCTGTCCCCGTCGGGGCGATTTTATCTTTCGGTGCTTGCCGTGGCTATTGGGGCTACAGGCATGGCATTGATCTATCCCTTTGTTGAATCTCTGGTGGCCAACAGCATAAACGACGAAGACAGGGCCAAGGTCATGTCCATCCTGTATGTGTTGGTACTGGGGCTTACAACGCCCTTTGGCTATATAGGAGGGTTGCTTTCCTCTGTATCGCCAAAGCTTCCTTTTGTGCTCATCATGGTCACCTTTGGGGTCAGCGTTATGTTGCTGTTAATCCTTGAAAACATTGAAAGGCAAGAACGCCATGATGTTGTGAACGCTGAGCTTGGTTCGTAGTGCTAGAGCCATTTAATCTAGATTTTGGTGTAAAGTTAAATTTTGCTTTTCAAAACGAAATTTTATTGAATGTGAGCTGCAAAAATTAGTCAGTCGCTTGGTACCGCGGCAATTTCGAAGAAAAATGACAGTAAGCGAAAAATTACATGCATAAGCGTTATTTTATCAAGCTACATTGAGCAAGTTAAGTTTGCAGCAGAATCAATCTTTAACCCTTTTTGCCTGACGCATTTGGTTATTTTGTGGAATGCTGAAGTATAATATGCTATAATTGTCACTGGGATGAACAAGGAGAACGGCTCTTACTTTGTCCATTGTGTTGAAGATAAATCTTTCTGTTGTCAACACGGCGATGGTTGCCGCAACGACCAGCCGAAAGGGGTGTAAACATGGACGAACTGCAGCAACGTGCGGCGTATCTGGTTGAAAGGCTGCTGGCTTTTGCATTGGCTAATGACATGATTTCTAAATTTGATGTCACCTATACCAGGAATCAGCTGCTGGACCTTCTAAAGATAGACCAGCCTTATCCGCAGCCTCTAGACCTTGAAAGCCTGGAGGTGCCCGAGACGGCAACGCCTATACTGGAAGAACTGCTGGACTATGCCGTACAGCGGGGGCTTATACCTGAAGACACGCTTACCTACAGAGACCTGTTTGACACGCGTATAATGGGGCTTTTGATGCCAAAACCGTCGGAGGTAATTGAGCGTTTTAACAGGATAAAGGCTGAAAAAGGTATCAAAGCCGCTACTGATGATTTCTATAATCTCTGTCAAAAATCCGATTACATACGCGTAAGCCGCATTGCCCGCAACATAAAGTGGCAGTATGAGAGCGAGTTTGGTCAGCTAGAGATAACTATCAACCTTACAAAACCCGAGAAGGACCCCAGGGAGATAGCTGCCCTTAAAAACGCACCGCAGGTGGGATATCCCAAATGCCTGCTGTGTCCCGAAAACGTGGGTTATGCCGGACGAATCAACCATCCTGCGCGGCAGACCCTTCGAGTGCTGCCCATCAAGCTCAGGGGTGAGCAGTGGTATTTTCAATATTCGCCATATGTGTATTATCACCAGCACTGCATTGTGTTGAGCGAGCAACATGTTCCCATGAAAATCAGCCGGGAGACCTTTGAACGCCTTTTTGATTTTCTTGAGTATTTCCCCCATTATTTCATTGGCTCCAATGCCGACCTTCCCATTGTGGGAGGGTCCATACTCAATCACGACCACTTTCAAGGGGGTTACTATACTTTTCCTATGGAAAAGGCCTCCGTTGAGTATTACCTGAAGTCAGAGGAGTATCCAGATGTCACTATGGGTGTGGTTCACTGGCCCATGTCGGTATTAAGGCTTCGCCATGCAAAGCCGCAGGCGTTGGTGGAGCTGGCCGATAAGCTGCTTCACCTGTGGAGGGGTTACTCCGACCCGTCGGTGGATATTTTGGCATTTACCACAAATGAAAAGGGAAAGAAAGTGCCCCATAACACCATTACCCCGATTGCTAGGATAGGCAAGGATGGTCTCTATGAGCTTGACCTTGTGTTCAGGAATAACCGTACCAGCGAAGAACATCCTATGGGCATATTCCATCCACACCAAGAGCTCCACCATATAAAGAAGGAGAATATAGGGCTTATCGAGGTAATGGGGCTGTTTATACTCCCCGGGCGCCTGAAGGATGAACTTGCAGACATTTGCGATATATTGACGGGTAAAAAGCCTGTGAGCGATGATACCTATCACGAGTCTCATCCGCTCAATAAACACCTTCACTGGATTAAAGAGTTGATTAGCAAGTACGGCACCAATCTTGATGATGAAGCTGCCCGCAGGATAATCAAGGATTCGGTGGGCGAGAAGTGCCTGCAGGTGTTGCATCATGCCGGCGTGTTTAAGGCTACGAAAGAAGGGCGTCAGGCTTTTGATCGCTTTCTGGAGATGGCTGGGATAAGGAGGGTTTGACTGGCTTTACCGTCGACGGAGCGCTTTTAATGTGTATGTGTATATTTTATATCTTCTACAAGATGGAGATGAATTGCGGGTAAAAATATATGTACACCAAAGTAACTGGCGAGTCTGCGGCTAAGCAGGGAGTCAGCAGTGAGCGTGTGAGCCACAACATCTCTGCATGGGATGTGGTGATATAATTTACGCCGTAGACCAGCTGGTAAATACACGGTATATTAGCAAATGCTCTATTTAGATAAATCGTTTAAGTTGGGAGGTAAAAAGGCTATGATAACTTTGGAGCAGCTTAAAGAGAAGTTGAATTCCGATAAAGGCAGGCAATTGCTGGCAAAGCTCTACGGCCAGGCTCCGGAAATCGTTGAAAAGCAGATTGACAGGTATGTACAGGCGGTTGAACGATATTATCAAATTTTTCCACAAGAGGCGCACAAGGGGTTTTATCTGTTTAGCGCTCCTGGTCGCACAGAAATCGGCGGAAACCACACCGACCACAACGCGGGAAGGGTACTGGCGGCAGGCGTCAGCCTGGACGCCATCGCGGTTGCAACGCCATCGCCGGATTACGTCATAAGGGTGTATTCCGAAGGGTATCCAGACCCGTTTGTGGTTGAGCTGGACAGCCTAGCCCCTAGAAAAGAAGAGGAAGGGACCACCTCCGCGCTTATAAGAGGAATCGCCAGCCGCATGAGGGAATTGGGTTATAGAATCGGTGGATTCAATGCTTATATTACCAGCGATGTGTTAGGCGGCTCGGGGCTGAGCTCCTCGGCCTGTATCGAAGTGCTGCTGGGCAGCATCATCAATCACCTGTACAATGACGGCAAAATCGACGAGATACTTTTAGCTAAAATAGGGCAGTATGCCGAGAACGTATACTTCAACAAGCCCTGCGGGTTGATGGATCAAATTGCCTGTGCGGTAGGCGGATTTGTTACCATTGATTTTAAAGATTTT
This region includes:
- a CDS encoding GerMN domain-containing protein produces the protein MQALKRFSILALILAIIAILTGCNALFDRIIFFNRRSNLGGKQQQKYINPEPPISQVNVTLYFKHYLADYLVPEKRVAQKGSQSLEYVVVSELLKGPTKFERVAIMPPNVKVLDVTRNGDTVFVNLSEEFKGNIDLAAVRKNNVPEEQKANVLAQMKRLCIYSIVNSLTELDGVNRVKILVNNRALSYEEIGAELIASQTVNVDKGNPVMALTRNKNFILSPSETVRQIFNSLAGEPDWERIDAFLARKNADGSERPPIEEIQKVYSAYIAGVEFDSNNFIMSEEIKPDGEAFVTLTYAIKYVNGKKESRDSDVLRVVNEEGIWKVRLPGFFANVQ
- a CDS encoding GerMN domain-containing protein, giving the protein METQQSRGESTQSHLFKSLKDSEKSENLYVLEDNDAYPVDMVLYFYNPDTDQLEPERRTINIRDTDRILDEVIRQFLKGPKVKTLKPVVSPNVELQKVEQYGEVVSVYLSKEFLESEDISVARAALVNTILETQGAKYVKIYVEGRELTHNGKDDGQILGLLEKYPNDVEQIRLEEQKLISQGDVRYIKREIYFQDGKKRFLVPEIRDIPVSQGKYVEAIVGELIKGPVNVDWGLYPTIPNGTQLMSVKFVEDGDSSKGVELYFSKEFKSSFNREINSETLMVGSLVYSLVGLPGVDWIRVYYQNENGEYVGMPVVSMGLNVRFDKDSLPFRLGRRIKVYFSDKDAMNLVPEYRIISNDSKDVVNEILNELIEGPCQEKHAAVIPPNISVGDIKAYVSGKTAFVNLPSKFNASGLGSTGEIMALYAIVNSLTDPVNTDNVKQIQFLVNGKITNEFGHMSLADPFVRNPELIKE
- a CDS encoding IS701 family transposase codes for the protein MPTTIVNHDNELVAFLQDVNYGMNKAQFNHLITMVEGSIQIEGKLSISKIAENVVTSKDKSCIYRFLSKFPWDDKQLNRNRISFLSYHLEHNIRPGEVGFLVIDDTTNLKDIRTKHMEGLDFHYSHTEDKTCWSHCVVTSNFVAGPYAMPFHFKPYYREEKCKELGIKFESKVDIAKGFIKEFHTPSNIRQLYVLTDSWYTSTSLVEEALSKGYHVIGCVKPNKTISPCGVKIKISQFMKYIEPSTLDLVTVEGKEYRVYRYEGKVGTFDNAVLLISYEVKKDGFEAPVCILSTDIELDSKAILRYYAVRWTIETSYQYLKENLGFDEYRVRSLVSIERYMLLCFLAYNFLEYYRVTRKNLNFETIGDTIQHMKKEVIKDFINFVYYHAKKDVPLMDIYAKLKLVA
- a CDS encoding MFS transporter; translated protein: MGIIKKQLQESWNILKSFKGNARGCLVVEPLWGIPYNLFIPYASVYMLELGCTDEHIGIITSVGLFFQMFFSFISGYITDRLGRKRTTLIFDCIGWSLAVLIWALAQNFYYFLAASIVNSFFRIVHTSWTCLLVEDTSPEERVHVYTWIQVAGLLAGFFAPIAGWLVKRYGVVPAMRGLYLFAFVSMTSMFFIRNRITHETKMGLIKMRTTKGFNIMEIFSEYRRICIHLLKTPHTLLAFALMLFNNVQITLRNTFSAILYTKGLGLSEGTIATFATITSAIMLFIYLFVMPTLGKLKITRPLLWGYVLSIISNCIFVLSPSGRFYLSVLAVAIGATGMALIYPFVESLVANSINDEDRAKVMSILYVLVLGLTTPFGYIGGLLSSVSPKLPFVLIMVTFGVSVMLLLILENIERQERHDVVNAELGS
- a CDS encoding UDP-glucose--hexose-1-phosphate uridylyltransferase, which codes for MDELQQRAAYLVERLLAFALANDMISKFDVTYTRNQLLDLLKIDQPYPQPLDLESLEVPETATPILEELLDYAVQRGLIPEDTLTYRDLFDTRIMGLLMPKPSEVIERFNRIKAEKGIKAATDDFYNLCQKSDYIRVSRIARNIKWQYESEFGQLEITINLTKPEKDPREIAALKNAPQVGYPKCLLCPENVGYAGRINHPARQTLRVLPIKLRGEQWYFQYSPYVYYHQHCIVLSEQHVPMKISRETFERLFDFLEYFPHYFIGSNADLPIVGGSILNHDHFQGGYYTFPMEKASVEYYLKSEEYPDVTMGVVHWPMSVLRLRHAKPQALVELADKLLHLWRGYSDPSVDILAFTTNEKGKKVPHNTITPIARIGKDGLYELDLVFRNNRTSEEHPMGIFHPHQELHHIKKENIGLIEVMGLFILPGRLKDELADICDILTGKKPVSDDTYHESHPLNKHLHWIKELISKYGTNLDDEAARRIIKDSVGEKCLQVLHHAGVFKATKEGRQAFDRFLEMAGIRRV
- a CDS encoding galactokinase, whose translation is MITLEQLKEKLNSDKGRQLLAKLYGQAPEIVEKQIDRYVQAVERYYQIFPQEAHKGFYLFSAPGRTEIGGNHTDHNAGRVLAAGVSLDAIAVATPSPDYVIRVYSEGYPDPFVVELDSLAPRKEEEGTTSALIRGIASRMRELGYRIGGFNAYITSDVLGGSGLSSSACIEVLLGSIINHLYNDGKIDEILLAKIGQYAENVYFNKPCGLMDQIACAVGGFVTIDFKDFDNPIVRKIDFDFAAQNYSLLVINTGGSHADLTDDYASVPREMKAVASALGKKVCRELTMEEVIQNIPRLRKQVGDRAILRAMHFLAEDQRVVRQVEALERGDFSEFLRLVNESGNSSWKWLQNCYTTQNPHEQGITLALSVTENFLKGSGKGAYRVHGGGFAGTVLVFMPNELLDEYVKLMEGIFGKGSVTVLSIRPYGTLCIDLAI